One Cucumis sativus cultivar 9930 chromosome 1, Cucumber_9930_V3, whole genome shotgun sequence DNA segment encodes these proteins:
- the LOC101211143 gene encoding uncharacterized protein LOC101211143 isoform X1, producing MNFITLRSLQTLYRTPKIRPFTSPIGSSANYSCGITNVSQLGIQKTSSFLSNSHSAFSLARGHKMIICSAVAAEFSVFSHGIGIRLVTTQVKAPPQARQKIGLKVTMLSPGFIYEPYSPRQQLPFWQRWFTRSGWKRTKDDIILELKSAYAIAKLRKKGYSKKKFYEEAANLYREINTLIANGDKTSLRKAVTENMYSALKNEIKLRESKWSKVYWEMIVPVVKIRTLRARLIGVDRSDLEKVFVQLTLEILAKQKFEAYNSEGAVVAGDKSKEVLVRDIWVFEKSLFHEGAFWRLCGRIPT from the exons atgaattttattaccTTACGTTCACTCCAAACTCTCTATCGCACACCAAAGATTCGTCCATTTACTTCTCC GATTGGAAGTTCAGCAAACTATTCATGTGGCATTACAAATG TTAGTCAATTGGGTATTCAGAAAACTTCTTCTTTCCTCAGTAACAGTCACTCTGCTTTTTCACTGGCTCGGGGACATAAAATGATCATATGTTCTGCCGTG GCTGCCGAGTTTTCGGTATTCTCGCATGGCATTGGCATTAGGTTGGTGACAACGCAAGTAAAAGCCCCTCCACAAGCACGTCAAAAG ATTGGCCTCAAAGTTACCATGTTGAGTCCTGGATTCATCTATGAACCTTATTCACCTCGTCAACAACTCCCATTTTGGCAAAG ATGGTTCACAAGAAGTGGTTGGAAAAGGACAAAAGATGATATCATTTTAGAG cTCAAAAGTGCTTATGCCATagcaaaattaagaaagaaggggtactcaaagaaaaaattttaCGAAGAGGCAGCCAATTTATATAGAGAG ATAAACACGCTAATAGCAAATGGTGACAAAACATCGTTGAGGAAAGCAGTCACAGAGAATATGTATTCT GCATTGAagaatgaaatcaaactcagAGAATCCAAATGGAGCAAAGTTTACTGGGAAATGATTGTTCCAGTTGTTAAGATCCGCACGTTACGAGCTAGACTG ATTGGTGTTGATCGAAGTGACCTTGAAAAGGTTTTCGTACAGCTTACCCTTGAGATTCTTGCCAAACAG aagtttgaagCATATAATTCTGAAGGAGCTGTCGTTGCTGGAGATAAATCTAAGGAG GTGCTTGTCCGTGACATCTGGGTATTTGAGAAATCTCTTTTTCACGAGGGAGCTTTTTGGCGTCTCTGTGGGAGAATTCCAACCTaa
- the LOC101211143 gene encoding uncharacterized protein LOC101211143 isoform X2, whose product MNFITLRSLQTLYRTPKIRPFTSPIGSSANYSCGITNVSQLGIQKTSSFLSNSHSAFSLARGHKMIICSAAAEFSVFSHGIGIRLVTTQVKAPPQARQKIGLKVTMLSPGFIYEPYSPRQQLPFWQRWFTRSGWKRTKDDIILELKSAYAIAKLRKKGYSKKKFYEEAANLYREINTLIANGDKTSLRKAVTENMYSALKNEIKLRESKWSKVYWEMIVPVVKIRTLRARLIGVDRSDLEKVFVQLTLEILAKQKFEAYNSEGAVVAGDKSKEVLVRDIWVFEKSLFHEGAFWRLCGRIPT is encoded by the exons atgaattttattaccTTACGTTCACTCCAAACTCTCTATCGCACACCAAAGATTCGTCCATTTACTTCTCC GATTGGAAGTTCAGCAAACTATTCATGTGGCATTACAAATG TTAGTCAATTGGGTATTCAGAAAACTTCTTCTTTCCTCAGTAACAGTCACTCTGCTTTTTCACTGGCTCGGGGACATAAAATGATCATATGTTCTGCC GCTGCCGAGTTTTCGGTATTCTCGCATGGCATTGGCATTAGGTTGGTGACAACGCAAGTAAAAGCCCCTCCACAAGCACGTCAAAAG ATTGGCCTCAAAGTTACCATGTTGAGTCCTGGATTCATCTATGAACCTTATTCACCTCGTCAACAACTCCCATTTTGGCAAAG ATGGTTCACAAGAAGTGGTTGGAAAAGGACAAAAGATGATATCATTTTAGAG cTCAAAAGTGCTTATGCCATagcaaaattaagaaagaaggggtactcaaagaaaaaattttaCGAAGAGGCAGCCAATTTATATAGAGAG ATAAACACGCTAATAGCAAATGGTGACAAAACATCGTTGAGGAAAGCAGTCACAGAGAATATGTATTCT GCATTGAagaatgaaatcaaactcagAGAATCCAAATGGAGCAAAGTTTACTGGGAAATGATTGTTCCAGTTGTTAAGATCCGCACGTTACGAGCTAGACTG ATTGGTGTTGATCGAAGTGACCTTGAAAAGGTTTTCGTACAGCTTACCCTTGAGATTCTTGCCAAACAG aagtttgaagCATATAATTCTGAAGGAGCTGTCGTTGCTGGAGATAAATCTAAGGAG GTGCTTGTCCGTGACATCTGGGTATTTGAGAAATCTCTTTTTCACGAGGGAGCTTTTTGGCGTCTCTGTGGGAGAATTCCAACCTaa
- the LOC101211143 gene encoding 39S ribosomal protein L45, mitochondrial isoform X4: MWHYKCNSHSAFSLARGHKMIICSAAAEFSVFSHGIGIRLVTTQVKAPPQARQKIGLKVTMLSPGFIYEPYSPRQQLPFWQRWFTRSGWKRTKDDIILELKSAYAIAKLRKKGYSKKKFYEEAANLYREINTLIANGDKTSLRKAVTENMYSALKNEIKLRESKWSKVYWEMIVPVVKIRTLRARLIGVDRSDLEKVFVQLTLEILAKQKFEAYNSEGAVVAGDKSKEVLVRDIWVFEKSLFHEGAFWRLCGRIPT; encoded by the exons ATGTGGCATTACAAATG TAACAGTCACTCTGCTTTTTCACTGGCTCGGGGACATAAAATGATCATATGTTCTGCC GCTGCCGAGTTTTCGGTATTCTCGCATGGCATTGGCATTAGGTTGGTGACAACGCAAGTAAAAGCCCCTCCACAAGCACGTCAAAAG ATTGGCCTCAAAGTTACCATGTTGAGTCCTGGATTCATCTATGAACCTTATTCACCTCGTCAACAACTCCCATTTTGGCAAAG ATGGTTCACAAGAAGTGGTTGGAAAAGGACAAAAGATGATATCATTTTAGAG cTCAAAAGTGCTTATGCCATagcaaaattaagaaagaaggggtactcaaagaaaaaattttaCGAAGAGGCAGCCAATTTATATAGAGAG ATAAACACGCTAATAGCAAATGGTGACAAAACATCGTTGAGGAAAGCAGTCACAGAGAATATGTATTCT GCATTGAagaatgaaatcaaactcagAGAATCCAAATGGAGCAAAGTTTACTGGGAAATGATTGTTCCAGTTGTTAAGATCCGCACGTTACGAGCTAGACTG ATTGGTGTTGATCGAAGTGACCTTGAAAAGGTTTTCGTACAGCTTACCCTTGAGATTCTTGCCAAACAG aagtttgaagCATATAATTCTGAAGGAGCTGTCGTTGCTGGAGATAAATCTAAGGAG GTGCTTGTCCGTGACATCTGGGTATTTGAGAAATCTCTTTTTCACGAGGGAGCTTTTTGGCGTCTCTGTGGGAGAATTCCAACCTaa
- the LOC101211143 gene encoding 39S ribosomal protein L45, mitochondrial isoform X3 translates to MWHYKCNSHSAFSLARGHKMIICSAVAAEFSVFSHGIGIRLVTTQVKAPPQARQKIGLKVTMLSPGFIYEPYSPRQQLPFWQRWFTRSGWKRTKDDIILELKSAYAIAKLRKKGYSKKKFYEEAANLYREINTLIANGDKTSLRKAVTENMYSALKNEIKLRESKWSKVYWEMIVPVVKIRTLRARLIGVDRSDLEKVFVQLTLEILAKQKFEAYNSEGAVVAGDKSKEVLVRDIWVFEKSLFHEGAFWRLCGRIPT, encoded by the exons ATGTGGCATTACAAATG TAACAGTCACTCTGCTTTTTCACTGGCTCGGGGACATAAAATGATCATATGTTCTGCCGTG GCTGCCGAGTTTTCGGTATTCTCGCATGGCATTGGCATTAGGTTGGTGACAACGCAAGTAAAAGCCCCTCCACAAGCACGTCAAAAG ATTGGCCTCAAAGTTACCATGTTGAGTCCTGGATTCATCTATGAACCTTATTCACCTCGTCAACAACTCCCATTTTGGCAAAG ATGGTTCACAAGAAGTGGTTGGAAAAGGACAAAAGATGATATCATTTTAGAG cTCAAAAGTGCTTATGCCATagcaaaattaagaaagaaggggtactcaaagaaaaaattttaCGAAGAGGCAGCCAATTTATATAGAGAG ATAAACACGCTAATAGCAAATGGTGACAAAACATCGTTGAGGAAAGCAGTCACAGAGAATATGTATTCT GCATTGAagaatgaaatcaaactcagAGAATCCAAATGGAGCAAAGTTTACTGGGAAATGATTGTTCCAGTTGTTAAGATCCGCACGTTACGAGCTAGACTG ATTGGTGTTGATCGAAGTGACCTTGAAAAGGTTTTCGTACAGCTTACCCTTGAGATTCTTGCCAAACAG aagtttgaagCATATAATTCTGAAGGAGCTGTCGTTGCTGGAGATAAATCTAAGGAG GTGCTTGTCCGTGACATCTGGGTATTTGAGAAATCTCTTTTTCACGAGGGAGCTTTTTGGCGTCTCTGTGGGAGAATTCCAACCTaa